The Candidatus Koribacter versatilis Ellin345 genome has a segment encoding these proteins:
- a CDS encoding sigma-70 family RNA polymerase sigma factor yields METIQPKVDEPISEEMRLVNAAREGDVGAFEELVRKYDRNVFRIANHITQNREDAEDVVQDAFLKAFQNLGQFQGQSKFYTWLVRIAVNEALMRLRRRRPERMVSLDEDINTGEDTIPREVADWAPNPEQLYNQAELKEILQKTIQGLPPSFRTVFVLRDVEGLSTEETADALNLSIPAVKSRLLRARLQLRERLTKYFKKQRGGDGKQ; encoded by the coding sequence ATGGAGACCATCCAACCCAAAGTAGATGAGCCCATCAGCGAAGAGATGAGGCTCGTGAACGCCGCCCGGGAAGGCGACGTTGGCGCATTCGAGGAACTGGTCCGGAAGTACGATCGGAACGTTTTTCGAATTGCCAACCACATCACGCAAAACCGCGAAGACGCGGAAGACGTGGTGCAGGATGCGTTCCTGAAGGCGTTCCAGAACCTGGGACAGTTCCAGGGGCAGTCGAAATTTTATACGTGGCTAGTACGCATCGCGGTCAATGAGGCCTTGATGCGGTTAAGGCGTCGCCGTCCGGAACGGATGGTGTCGCTGGATGAAGATATCAACACGGGAGAGGACACCATTCCGCGAGAAGTTGCGGACTGGGCACCGAACCCGGAGCAGTTGTATAACCAAGCCGAACTGAAGGAAATTCTGCAGAAGACGATTCAAGGACTTCCGCCGAGCTTCCGGACGGTGTTCGTGCTGCGTGACGTTGAAGGGCTTTCGACGGAAGAGACCGCGGACGCTTTGAATTTAAGCATTCCGGCGGTAAAGTCGAGGCTGCTACGTGCACGCTTGCAGTTGCGCGAGAGATTGACGAAGTACTTTAAAAAGCAGCGTGGTGGAGATGGAAAACAGTGA
- a CDS encoding anti-sigma factor family protein has protein sequence MKCSEFLKELTDYLDDRIDAPTKAELEEHLQWCHNCYVVCNTTKMTIEIYRDSHLYELPDDLRTRLRSAIVSKCKGPKDSASSEQPPDSATDKR, from the coding sequence GTGAAGTGCTCTGAGTTCTTGAAAGAGCTTACCGATTACCTGGACGACCGCATTGACGCTCCGACAAAAGCGGAGCTCGAAGAGCACCTGCAGTGGTGCCACAACTGCTACGTCGTCTGTAACACCACGAAGATGACCATCGAGATCTATCGCGACTCGCATCTGTACGAATTGCCAGACGATCTGCGAACGCGACTGCGAAGCGCCATTGTTTCCAAGTGCAAAGGCCCGAAGGACAGCGCGAGTAGCGAACAGCCGCCGGATTCCGCCACCGACAAACGCTAG
- a CDS encoding galactose-1-phosphate uridylyltransferase, with protein sequence MELRKDPITRSWVITGDEPEPLFDHDAFCPFCPESPKQAQLITMLSSVNAGPWSARAVVHPTPLYRVEGDPGRRGDGLYDNMRTIGAHEVLVENPRHDRHLWNADDSEIEQFLLLCAQRMHDLKGDRRFKYVSLFKNHGSNAGQEFDHPTSQIVATTFVPRRVLYELRAGRDYFAQKERCVFCDILHQELQTAKRIVEVRGDFVAGCPYAPRAPYETWITPKTHEAFFERFALGRNANLRELAALIRRTLTRIRNVADGFHLILHSAPNTTHRSEVLGYWKTIDDDYHWHIEILPILPNKPQSYTFKEVYFSPVSSESAAARLREMQVYP encoded by the coding sequence ATGGAACTCCGCAAGGACCCCATCACCCGCTCGTGGGTCATCACCGGCGATGAGCCTGAGCCCCTGTTCGATCACGACGCCTTCTGTCCGTTCTGCCCCGAGTCGCCCAAGCAAGCACAGCTCATTACCATGTTGTCTTCGGTGAACGCAGGCCCGTGGTCCGCGCGCGCGGTGGTCCATCCTACGCCGCTGTATCGTGTCGAAGGCGATCCCGGCCGCCGCGGCGATGGTCTCTACGACAACATGCGCACCATCGGGGCTCACGAGGTTCTTGTTGAAAATCCGCGCCACGACCGCCATCTCTGGAACGCTGACGACAGCGAAATCGAACAATTCCTTCTGCTCTGCGCCCAGCGCATGCACGATCTCAAGGGCGACCGCCGCTTCAAATATGTGAGCTTATTTAAGAACCACGGATCGAATGCCGGACAGGAATTCGATCACCCGACCTCGCAGATTGTCGCCACCACGTTCGTTCCACGCCGCGTGCTCTACGAACTTCGCGCTGGACGCGACTACTTCGCGCAGAAAGAACGCTGTGTCTTCTGTGACATCCTCCACCAGGAACTACAGACTGCAAAGCGCATCGTCGAAGTCCGTGGCGACTTCGTAGCCGGCTGCCCGTACGCGCCTCGTGCACCGTACGAAACCTGGATCACGCCGAAGACCCACGAAGCTTTCTTCGAACGCTTCGCTCTCGGTCGCAACGCCAACCTGCGCGAGCTCGCAGCCCTCATCCGCCGCACTCTCACCCGTATCCGCAACGTAGCTGATGGCTTCCACCTCATCCTGCATAGCGCACCGAATACCACGCATCGCTCGGAGGTGTTGGGCTATTGGAAAACCATCGACGACGATTACCACTGGCACATCGAGATCCTGCCGATCCTGCCCAACAAGCCGCAGTCGTATACCTTCAAAGAGGTGTACTTCTCACCGGTGAGTTCGGAATCAGCGGCAGCGCGCCTGCGCGAGATGCAGGTGTATCCGTGA
- the mutS gene encoding DNA mismatch repair protein MutS → MNDPTTPLMKQWAQVKRDHPNALLFFRLGDFYELFFDDAVIAARELQITLTARNKEKGNSVPMCGVPYHAAENYISKLIRRGFKVAVCDQVEDPKLAKKLVKREVTRVMTPGTTADSQLGSEENNFLAAVASHGDFVGFAALDLSTGEFRATEFKGSDARRRIQEELLTLRPREILYGSSLPLFDAARPANAVSGAMPKLATVEGASWAETPLEDWVFAPDYAIPLVENHFGVLSLEGFGLANKASAASAAGAILHYVRQTQRGSLHHVDRIGFYERQNCLVLDAVTVRNLELIEPLFTNTGEGVTLFRALDATMTPMGKRLLRAWMLRPSIDTSEINARLDAIEMQVVDTLGREELRRAMDGILDIERLLSRVTLETANPRDLLALAQCFGRLPKVRAAMQRFTSARFLVLHGLLDDLADLRDRIFTTLVDEPPITLNDGGVVREGLDAALDELRNLSHNSKQFIAQIEERERKRTGIGSLKIKFNNVFGYYLEISNANKHLAPADYERKQTLVNAERFTTPELKEYEAKVLDAQEKIVEIERRIFGELRTAIAAEARRVRQTGLALAEVDVLANFAHLAATRNYCRPKFDQSGEFELIEARHPVIELPELTGSADRFVPNDLYLNATTHTVIVLTGPNMGGKSTYLRQAALVAVMAQMGSFVPARSARLSVVDRVFTRIGAADNLARGRSTFMVEMTETAAILNTATDRSLILLDEVGRGTSTYDGLAIAWACIEFLHARTRAKALFATHYHELTVLADELSGVKNYHVSVKESGGNVVFLRRVEPGAADKSYGIEVAKLAGLPAEVIERARAVLKEHESVERQATSHLSKDERGSDSMQLTIFTPLSQKIVDQLKETDLNRLTPIEALNLLHELKKQLD, encoded by the coding sequence ATGAATGACCCGACAACGCCGTTGATGAAGCAGTGGGCCCAGGTCAAACGCGACCATCCCAATGCCCTGCTCTTCTTCCGACTCGGGGATTTCTACGAGCTGTTCTTTGACGACGCCGTGATCGCCGCGCGCGAATTGCAGATCACGCTGACGGCGCGCAACAAGGAAAAGGGCAACAGCGTTCCGATGTGCGGCGTGCCCTATCACGCCGCCGAGAACTACATTTCCAAACTGATTCGTCGCGGCTTCAAGGTTGCGGTCTGCGACCAGGTGGAAGACCCGAAACTCGCGAAGAAGTTGGTGAAACGCGAAGTGACGCGGGTGATGACACCCGGCACAACGGCCGATTCGCAGCTTGGTTCGGAAGAAAACAACTTCCTTGCGGCGGTCGCGAGCCACGGAGATTTCGTCGGTTTTGCAGCACTTGATTTGTCAACCGGCGAATTTCGCGCGACCGAGTTCAAGGGTAGCGATGCCCGGCGGCGGATCCAGGAAGAGTTACTGACGCTGCGTCCGCGAGAAATACTCTACGGCTCTTCCCTGCCGTTGTTCGACGCCGCACGACCGGCCAACGCTGTGAGTGGCGCGATGCCGAAATTGGCAACGGTTGAGGGTGCGAGTTGGGCGGAGACGCCGCTGGAAGACTGGGTGTTTGCTCCGGACTACGCGATCCCGCTTGTTGAGAATCATTTCGGCGTGTTGTCGCTAGAGGGATTCGGGCTGGCGAACAAGGCGTCGGCCGCGAGCGCAGCGGGAGCGATCCTGCACTACGTTCGCCAGACGCAGCGCGGCTCGCTGCATCACGTGGACCGTATCGGCTTCTACGAACGGCAGAACTGCCTGGTGCTCGATGCGGTGACGGTGCGCAACCTGGAGTTGATTGAGCCGCTGTTCACAAATACTGGCGAGGGTGTAACTCTCTTTCGCGCACTGGACGCGACGATGACGCCGATGGGCAAGCGCCTGCTGCGGGCGTGGATGCTGCGGCCTTCGATTGATACGTCGGAGATCAATGCGCGGCTGGATGCGATCGAGATGCAGGTAGTGGATACACTCGGCCGCGAAGAACTGCGCCGGGCGATGGACGGAATTCTCGACATCGAACGCTTGCTCAGCCGGGTGACGCTGGAGACCGCAAATCCACGTGATCTGCTGGCGCTGGCCCAATGTTTTGGACGACTGCCAAAGGTGCGGGCGGCCATGCAGCGGTTCACGTCGGCACGATTCCTGGTGCTCCATGGACTACTTGATGACCTTGCTGACCTTCGCGATCGCATCTTCACCACGCTGGTAGATGAGCCGCCTATCACACTGAACGATGGCGGGGTGGTGCGCGAGGGACTTGATGCTGCGCTCGATGAACTTCGCAACCTGAGCCACAACAGCAAGCAATTCATCGCGCAGATCGAAGAGCGCGAACGCAAGCGCACCGGGATCGGCTCGCTGAAAATCAAGTTCAACAATGTCTTCGGGTACTACCTCGAAATCTCAAATGCGAATAAGCACCTTGCGCCGGCGGACTACGAGCGCAAGCAGACGCTTGTAAACGCCGAGCGCTTCACGACGCCAGAATTAAAGGAATACGAGGCGAAGGTGCTGGATGCGCAGGAGAAGATCGTCGAGATTGAACGGCGGATCTTCGGCGAGCTGCGCACAGCGATTGCGGCCGAGGCGCGGCGGGTGCGACAAACGGGCTTGGCCCTAGCCGAAGTGGATGTGCTGGCGAATTTCGCACACCTGGCTGCAACGAGGAATTATTGTCGTCCGAAGTTCGATCAGAGCGGTGAGTTTGAGTTGATAGAGGCGCGGCATCCGGTGATTGAGTTGCCGGAATTGACGGGTAGCGCGGACCGCTTCGTGCCGAACGATCTGTATTTGAATGCGACAACCCATACGGTGATTGTGCTTACCGGACCGAACATGGGTGGCAAGTCTACCTATCTTCGCCAAGCAGCGTTGGTTGCCGTGATGGCGCAGATGGGCAGCTTCGTTCCAGCCCGCTCCGCGCGTCTGAGCGTGGTGGACCGGGTGTTCACACGCATCGGCGCCGCCGACAATCTCGCGCGCGGACGATCGACGTTCATGGTCGAGATGACCGAGACGGCCGCGATCCTGAATACGGCGACGGACCGTTCGCTGATTCTGCTCGACGAAGTAGGCCGGGGCACTTCCACCTATGACGGGCTGGCGATTGCGTGGGCGTGTATCGAGTTCCTGCATGCACGAACGCGAGCGAAGGCTCTCTTTGCTACGCATTACCACGAGTTGACCGTGCTCGCCGATGAGTTGAGCGGTGTGAAGAACTATCACGTGTCGGTGAAAGAGAGCGGCGGGAATGTCGTGTTCCTACGCAGGGTGGAACCGGGCGCTGCGGACAAGAGCTACGGCATCGAGGTCGCGAAGCTTGCGGGATTACCTGCAGAAGTCATCGAGCGTGCGCGGGCGGTGCTGAAGGAGCATGAATCGGTCGAGCGGCAGGCGACCTCGCATCTGTCGAAAGACGAACGTGGATCCGACTCTATGCAATTGACGATCTTCACTCCTCTGTCGCAAAAGATTGTGGACCAACTGAAGGAGACGGACTTGAACCGCCTGACGCCGATCGAAGCGCTGAACCTACTGCATGAGTTAAAGAAGCAGTTGGACTAA
- a CDS encoding DUF2911 domain-containing protein codes for MKKSVLILVSLLLVATVMSFAGAMPKIAEKQTITFHQPMLLGGTELPAGTYTVKHEMNGDEHIMIFNQADVNKNKAIQVKVKCNLVPLTEKAKRTETRYVQNAKNQNVLSEITFQGDEAKHVFEGSAL; via the coding sequence ATGAAGAAATCAGTATTGATCCTGGTATCGCTTTTGTTGGTTGCGACGGTGATGAGCTTTGCAGGTGCGATGCCCAAGATCGCCGAGAAGCAGACGATCACTTTCCATCAGCCGATGCTGTTGGGTGGGACCGAATTGCCCGCCGGCACTTATACCGTAAAGCACGAAATGAACGGCGACGAGCACATCATGATCTTCAATCAGGCCGACGTGAACAAGAACAAGGCCATCCAAGTGAAGGTGAAGTGCAATCTCGTGCCGCTGACCGAAAAGGCGAAGCGCACCGAGACCCGTTACGTCCAGAACGCCAAGAACCAGAATGTGCTCAGCGAAATCACCTTCCAGGGCGATGAAGCAAAGCATGTGTTCGAAGGCTCGGCCCTGTAA
- a CDS encoding APC family permease, translating into MDYTQASASQTLTAANPASNKPEKPTLVRGMSFLDAVLLLVGGIIGSGLFLTSSDVAKTTYTPLIFMSAWIVGGIVSLLACLSVAELGSMFPEAGGQYVYLREAYGDFPAFLYGWMIFSVNVTGSNATIAAGFAAYAGAIIAPLNATRPIFSIGAWTFNMGHATAISAIVFLTWINVVGLRPAVILQNIATWAKFIAIAGFLVLGFLIGHGSWHNATQPIPGHVGFLSLASGFGVALIAVFWVYDGWVYATWVAGEIKDPQRNVPRSLIYGIAIVAAVILAVNVLYLYAMPMQQMAMQDTVGQAAAQILFFPAIGRWFSALVAIACFGAAACSILSGARVYYAMAADGLFFQKLAEVHPRWRTPAFSLIVQCIWSCALVLTGRYDQLFTFVMFISVIAYAAAASSIFVLRRKRPDMPRPYKCPGYPWVPLAYCVICGAWALNALWSKPFESLAGVGIMLIGAPAYIYWHRAKRKPAVL; encoded by the coding sequence ATGGATTACACCCAAGCATCAGCCTCGCAGACCCTCACTGCCGCGAACCCTGCGAGCAACAAGCCTGAAAAACCGACACTCGTGCGCGGGATGTCGTTCCTGGATGCGGTGCTTTTGCTGGTCGGCGGTATCATCGGCTCCGGTCTTTTCCTCACATCCAGTGACGTTGCCAAGACCACTTACACGCCTCTGATTTTCATGTCGGCATGGATCGTCGGTGGCATCGTTTCTCTGCTGGCGTGTCTTTCGGTTGCGGAACTCGGCAGCATGTTTCCGGAAGCCGGCGGGCAGTACGTCTATCTCCGTGAAGCGTACGGTGATTTCCCCGCATTCCTCTACGGCTGGATGATCTTCTCCGTTAACGTGACGGGCAGCAACGCCACTATCGCCGCGGGTTTTGCCGCTTACGCCGGTGCGATCATCGCTCCGTTAAACGCGACGCGTCCAATATTCTCGATCGGTGCGTGGACTTTCAACATGGGCCATGCCACCGCTATCAGCGCCATCGTCTTCCTTACGTGGATCAACGTCGTCGGTCTTCGTCCCGCGGTGATTCTGCAAAATATAGCGACTTGGGCGAAGTTCATCGCGATTGCCGGGTTTCTTGTCCTTGGCTTCCTCATCGGCCACGGCAGCTGGCACAACGCGACGCAACCGATTCCCGGCCACGTCGGCTTCCTCTCGCTAGCGAGCGGCTTTGGCGTCGCGCTAATTGCCGTGTTCTGGGTTTACGACGGATGGGTGTATGCGACCTGGGTCGCCGGCGAAATCAAAGACCCGCAGCGCAACGTACCGCGTTCGCTCATTTATGGCATAGCCATCGTCGCGGCCGTCATCCTCGCGGTGAATGTCCTCTATTTGTACGCAATGCCGATGCAGCAGATGGCCATGCAAGACACGGTTGGGCAGGCAGCTGCGCAAATTCTGTTTTTCCCCGCCATCGGTCGATGGTTCAGCGCTCTCGTCGCCATCGCCTGCTTTGGCGCGGCTGCGTGTTCCATCCTTAGCGGCGCGCGCGTGTATTACGCAATGGCCGCCGATGGACTGTTTTTCCAAAAGCTCGCGGAAGTCCACCCCCGATGGCGCACTCCTGCATTCAGCCTAATCGTGCAATGCATCTGGTCCTGTGCCCTCGTGCTCACCGGACGCTACGACCAACTCTTCACCTTCGTAATGTTCATCAGCGTAATTGCCTACGCCGCGGCGGCATCGAGCATCTTCGTATTGCGAAGGAAGCGCCCCGATATGCCACGGCCTTACAAGTGTCCCGGCTATCCCTGGGTGCCACTTGCGTATTGCGTCATCTGCGGCGCGTGGGCATTGAACGCGTTGTGGTCGAAGCCCTTCGAATCCCTCGCAGGTGTCGGCATCATGTTGATCGGCGCACCCGCGTATATTTATTGGCATCGCGCCAAGCGCAAACCGGCGGTCCTTTAG
- a CDS encoding Crp/Fnr family transcriptional regulator, which yields MATTAQGDSVEVALTGREGVVGLWAIFDAPGPNHEAIVQNPGAALRVSVKALREVAEEDPALRTFSMRFTHLVFTQVIQTALCNRLHSAEQRMARWLLISQDRVEDDEIHMTHELLGKMLGTRRATVSLTASMFQRAGTISYKRGRMKIVDRKALLEVSCDCYQVVKKATDKLFR from the coding sequence GTGGCCACCACTGCCCAGGGCGATTCCGTAGAAGTCGCTCTCACGGGACGCGAAGGCGTTGTCGGATTGTGGGCAATATTCGACGCTCCCGGTCCAAATCACGAAGCGATAGTGCAAAATCCGGGCGCCGCTCTTCGTGTGTCAGTGAAAGCCCTGCGAGAAGTCGCGGAAGAGGATCCCGCGCTGCGCACCTTCTCAATGCGCTTCACCCATCTTGTATTTACCCAGGTCATCCAGACGGCGCTCTGCAATCGCCTCCACTCCGCCGAACAACGAATGGCACGCTGGCTGCTCATTTCGCAGGATCGCGTAGAAGACGACGAGATCCACATGACCCACGAACTCTTGGGGAAGATGCTTGGCACGCGTCGCGCTACTGTCAGCCTTACCGCCTCCATGTTCCAGCGCGCCGGAACCATCAGCTACAAGCGTGGACGCATGAAGATTGTCGATCGCAAGGCGCTCCTCGAAGTCAGTTGCGACTGCTACCAGGTGGTCAAAAAGGCGACTGACAAACTCTTCCGATAA
- a CDS encoding Crp/Fnr family transcriptional regulator, giving the protein MSHHIAHIGPENAILHSLPAFQAGEFRAELEHVDLPLGEVLIEAGAAIPFVYFPNQGVASVLIVLANGGSVEVGMIDRYGLVGARPWFDPTQSHHQVVVQAAVQGYRIKTSLFNGHAEGAGMGSPAMVDFSYLYPLQIAQTAACNRLHAADRRLARWLLMMDDRMTGAMEMTQEFLGFMLGTRRSTVNYAANVLQEKKTIALSRNRILIINRAQLELSACECYVGLREIDLKRGIIRVPLTSPNRN; this is encoded by the coding sequence ATGTCACATCACATCGCGCACATAGGTCCCGAAAACGCCATTCTGCATTCGCTGCCAGCGTTTCAAGCCGGTGAGTTCCGGGCTGAGTTGGAACATGTTGATTTGCCCCTGGGAGAGGTACTGATCGAGGCTGGCGCCGCTATCCCGTTTGTTTACTTCCCCAATCAGGGAGTGGCCTCCGTGCTGATCGTGCTGGCCAACGGCGGAAGCGTGGAAGTTGGCATGATCGACCGCTATGGATTGGTGGGCGCAAGACCCTGGTTTGACCCGACCCAATCGCACCACCAGGTTGTGGTGCAAGCCGCAGTGCAGGGCTACAGAATCAAGACGAGCCTCTTCAACGGGCACGCCGAAGGGGCCGGAATGGGCAGTCCGGCGATGGTGGACTTCTCGTACCTCTATCCTCTGCAGATTGCACAGACCGCAGCGTGCAACCGCCTCCATGCTGCCGATCGGCGCCTGGCGCGCTGGCTGCTGATGATGGATGACCGCATGACGGGCGCGATGGAGATGACGCAGGAGTTTCTCGGCTTTATGCTGGGAACTCGGCGCTCGACGGTCAACTACGCAGCCAACGTGTTGCAAGAGAAAAAAACGATTGCGTTATCTCGTAACCGTATTCTCATCATCAACCGCGCCCAGTTAGAACTCTCTGCGTGCGAGTGTTACGTCGGGTTGCGCGAAATTGATCTCAAACGCGGAATCATCCGCGTACCGCTCACCTCACCCAACCGGAACTAG